In Chelonia mydas isolate rCheMyd1 chromosome 10, rCheMyd1.pri.v2, whole genome shotgun sequence, a single window of DNA contains:
- the LOC119567221 gene encoding acyl-coenzyme A synthetase ACSM3, mitochondrial isoform X1, producing the protein MQNNLKGPIMACAVVQFLLKTQSFRFLWTPLTASFRFSKKGYRVLAPQNFLNYESLKQQYKPEVPEYFNFATDVLDKWTEMEKEGKRPTRLALWWVNDKGNEVRWNFEELGFHSRKVANVLSDMCGLQKGDRVMLILPRIPEWWLINVACMRTGTVLIPGTTQLTAKDILHRVQTSKAKCIITDHVLAPAIDCIVSKCQSLKFKLIVSEDHLEGWLNFKDLFTNANADHSCVTTRNQDPMTIFFTSGTTGSPKMTEHSHSSYGIGQTVNGRYWLDLTSSDVLWNTSDTGWAKSAWSSIFAPWIQGACVFIHSMPRFDPTTVLDTLSKFPITTFCSAPTAYRMLVQHNLTSYKFKSLQHCVSAGEPINPEVMEQWKKQTGLDIYEGYGQTETVLVCGTFKGMKIKPGSMGMPSPAYDVKIIDEHGNVLPPGEEGDIAIKARPTRPFCLFTRYIDDPERTDSTLQGNFYITGDRGIVDEDGYFWFVGRADDVINSAGYRIGPFEVESALIEHPAVVESAVVSSPDPIRGEVVKAFVVLASDYVSHDPEKLIKEIQDHVKKVTAPYKYPRKVEFVQQLPKTVSGKIRRNELRKQEWGKA; encoded by the exons ATGCAGAATAACCTGAAAGGACCCATTATGGCTTGTGCTGTCGTGCAGTTTTTACTGAAAACCCAAAGCTTTAGGTTCCTGTGGACTCCCTTGACTGCATCCTTCCGATTCTCTAAAAAAGGCTACAGGGTATTGGCCCCTCAGAATTTTTTAAACTATGAATCCTTAAAACAACAGTACAAACCAGAGGTGCCAGAATACTTCAATTTTGCAACTGATGTGCTGGACAAATGGACTGAAATGGAAAAG GAAGGAAAGAGGCCTACAAGGCTAGCCCTGTGGTGGGTAAACGATAAAGGCAATGAGGTGAGGTGGAACTTTGAGGAGCTTGGATTCCACTCCAGAAAAGTGGCCAATGTCCTCTCTGATATGTGTGGTCTGCAGAAAGGAGACAGAGTTATGCTGATTCTACCCCGGATACCAGAATGGTGGCTAATAAATGTGGCTTGTATGCGAACAG GAACTGTCCTTATTCCTGGGACAACACAGTTGACAGCAAAAGATATTCTCCATAGAGTACAAACATCAAAGGCAAAGTGTATTATCACTGATCATGTTTTGGCACCAGCTATAGATTGCATTGTGTCCAAATGCCAGTCTTTGAAATTCAAGCTAATTGTGTCAGAGGACCACCTGGAAGGATGGCTGAACTTTAAAGACCTATTTAC AAACGCTAATGCTGATCACAGCTGTGTGACCACGAGGAATCAAGATCCAATGACCATCTTTTTTACCAGTGGAACAACAGGGTCCCCAAAAATGACTGAACATTCCCACAGTAGTTATGGCATTGGACAGACTGTAAATGGAAG GTACTGGCTGGATTTAACCTCCTCCGACGTACTCTGGAATACATCAGACACAGGCTGGGCAAAGTCAGCTTGGAGTAGCATTTTTGCACCATGGATTCAGGGGGCATGTGTGTTTATACACAGCATGCCACGTTTTGACCCAACCACTGTCCTAGAT ACTCTATCCAAATTTCCCATCACAACCTTCTGTTCTGCTCCAACTGCTTATCGAATGCTTGTGCAGCATAATCTGACCAG CTATAAATTCAAGAGCCTGCAGCACTGTGTGAGTGCAGGGGAGCCAATCAACCCAGAAGTGATGGAGCAGTGGAAAAAGCAAACCGGCCTGGATATCTATGAAGGTTATGGCCAGACAGAAACG GTGCTGGTTTGTGGAACTTTCAAGGGAATGAAAATTAAACCAGGTTCAATGGGAATGCCGTCTCCAGCATATGACGTCAAG ATTATAGATGAACACGGCAATGTTCTGCCTCCTGGAGAAGAAGGAGATATCGCCATCAAAGCAAGACCTACAAGACCTTTTTGTCTTTTCACTCGATATATA GATGATCCAGAGAGAACTGACTCAACATTACAAGGGAATTTCTATATCACTGGGGACAGGGGGATTGTAGATGAAGATGGATACTTCTGGTTTGTTGGAAGagctgatgatgtcatcaattCTGCTGG ataTCGTATTGGACCATTTGAAGTCGAAAGTGCACTGATAGAGCACCCAGCAGTAGTAGAATCAGCTGTTGTCAGCAGCCCAGATCCCATCAGAGGAGAG GTAGTGAAAGCCTTTGTTGTTTTGGCATCTGACTATGTTTCACATGATCCAGAAAAACTGATTAAAGAGATACAGGACCATGTTAAGAAGGTCACTGCCCCATACAAGTATCCTAGAAAG GTGGAGTTTGTTCAACAGCTGCCAAAGACAGTCAGTGGGAAGATCAGAAGAAATGAATTGCGCAAGCAGGAGTGGGGAAAAGCTTAG
- the LOC119567221 gene encoding acyl-coenzyme A synthetase ACSM3, mitochondrial isoform X3, producing the protein MQNNLKGPIMACAVVQFLLKTQSFRFLWTPLTASFRFSKKGYRVLAPQNFLNYESLKQQYKPEVPEYFNFATDVLDKWTEMEKEGKRPTRLALWWVNDKGNEVRWNFEELGFHSRKVANVLSDMCGLQKGDRVMLILPRIPEWWLINVACMRTGTVLIPGTTQLTAKDILHRVQTSKAKCIITDHVLAPAIDCIVSKCQSLKFKLIVSEDHLEGWLNFKDLFTNANADHSCVTTRNQDPMTIFFTSGTTGSPKMTEHSHSSYGIGQTVNGRYWLDLTSSDVLWNTSDTGWAKSAWSSIFAPWIQGACVFIHSMPRFDPTTVLDVLVCGTFKGMKIKPGSMGMPSPAYDVKIIDEHGNVLPPGEEGDIAIKARPTRPFCLFTRYIDDPERTDSTLQGNFYITGDRGIVDEDGYFWFVGRADDVINSAGYRIGPFEVESALIEHPAVVESAVVSSPDPIRGEVVKAFVVLASDYVSHDPEKLIKEIQDHVKKVTAPYKYPRKVEFVQQLPKTVSGKIRRNELRKQEWGKA; encoded by the exons ATGCAGAATAACCTGAAAGGACCCATTATGGCTTGTGCTGTCGTGCAGTTTTTACTGAAAACCCAAAGCTTTAGGTTCCTGTGGACTCCCTTGACTGCATCCTTCCGATTCTCTAAAAAAGGCTACAGGGTATTGGCCCCTCAGAATTTTTTAAACTATGAATCCTTAAAACAACAGTACAAACCAGAGGTGCCAGAATACTTCAATTTTGCAACTGATGTGCTGGACAAATGGACTGAAATGGAAAAG GAAGGAAAGAGGCCTACAAGGCTAGCCCTGTGGTGGGTAAACGATAAAGGCAATGAGGTGAGGTGGAACTTTGAGGAGCTTGGATTCCACTCCAGAAAAGTGGCCAATGTCCTCTCTGATATGTGTGGTCTGCAGAAAGGAGACAGAGTTATGCTGATTCTACCCCGGATACCAGAATGGTGGCTAATAAATGTGGCTTGTATGCGAACAG GAACTGTCCTTATTCCTGGGACAACACAGTTGACAGCAAAAGATATTCTCCATAGAGTACAAACATCAAAGGCAAAGTGTATTATCACTGATCATGTTTTGGCACCAGCTATAGATTGCATTGTGTCCAAATGCCAGTCTTTGAAATTCAAGCTAATTGTGTCAGAGGACCACCTGGAAGGATGGCTGAACTTTAAAGACCTATTTAC AAACGCTAATGCTGATCACAGCTGTGTGACCACGAGGAATCAAGATCCAATGACCATCTTTTTTACCAGTGGAACAACAGGGTCCCCAAAAATGACTGAACATTCCCACAGTAGTTATGGCATTGGACAGACTGTAAATGGAAG GTACTGGCTGGATTTAACCTCCTCCGACGTACTCTGGAATACATCAGACACAGGCTGGGCAAAGTCAGCTTGGAGTAGCATTTTTGCACCATGGATTCAGGGGGCATGTGTGTTTATACACAGCATGCCACGTTTTGACCCAACCACTGTCCTAGAT GTGCTGGTTTGTGGAACTTTCAAGGGAATGAAAATTAAACCAGGTTCAATGGGAATGCCGTCTCCAGCATATGACGTCAAG ATTATAGATGAACACGGCAATGTTCTGCCTCCTGGAGAAGAAGGAGATATCGCCATCAAAGCAAGACCTACAAGACCTTTTTGTCTTTTCACTCGATATATA GATGATCCAGAGAGAACTGACTCAACATTACAAGGGAATTTCTATATCACTGGGGACAGGGGGATTGTAGATGAAGATGGATACTTCTGGTTTGTTGGAAGagctgatgatgtcatcaattCTGCTGG ataTCGTATTGGACCATTTGAAGTCGAAAGTGCACTGATAGAGCACCCAGCAGTAGTAGAATCAGCTGTTGTCAGCAGCCCAGATCCCATCAGAGGAGAG GTAGTGAAAGCCTTTGTTGTTTTGGCATCTGACTATGTTTCACATGATCCAGAAAAACTGATTAAAGAGATACAGGACCATGTTAAGAAGGTCACTGCCCCATACAAGTATCCTAGAAAG GTGGAGTTTGTTCAACAGCTGCCAAAGACAGTCAGTGGGAAGATCAGAAGAAATGAATTGCGCAAGCAGGAGTGGGGAAAAGCTTAG
- the LOC119567221 gene encoding acyl-coenzyme A synthetase ACSM3, mitochondrial isoform X2 → MQNNLKGPIMACAVVQFLLKTQSFRFLWTPLTASFRFSKKGYRVLAPQNFLNYESLKQQYKPEVPEYFNFATDVLDKWTEMEKEGKRPTRLALWWVNDKGNEVRWNFEELGFHSRKVANVLSDMCGLQKGDRVMLILPRIPEWWLINVACMRTGTVLIPGTTQLTAKDILHRVQTSKAKCIITDHVLAPAIDCIVSKCQSLKFKLIVSEDHLEGWLNFKDLFTNANADHSCVTTRNQDPMTIFFTSGTTGSPKMTEHSHSSYGIGQTVNGRYWLDLTSSDVLWNTSDTGWAKSAWSSIFAPWIQGACVFIHSMPRFDPTTVLDTLSKFPITTFCSAPTAYRMLVQHNLTSYKFKSLQHCVSAGEPINPEVMEQWKKQTGLDIYEGYGQTETVLVCGTFKGMKIKPGSMGMPSPAYDVKDDPERTDSTLQGNFYITGDRGIVDEDGYFWFVGRADDVINSAGYRIGPFEVESALIEHPAVVESAVVSSPDPIRGEVVKAFVVLASDYVSHDPEKLIKEIQDHVKKVTAPYKYPRKVEFVQQLPKTVSGKIRRNELRKQEWGKA, encoded by the exons ATGCAGAATAACCTGAAAGGACCCATTATGGCTTGTGCTGTCGTGCAGTTTTTACTGAAAACCCAAAGCTTTAGGTTCCTGTGGACTCCCTTGACTGCATCCTTCCGATTCTCTAAAAAAGGCTACAGGGTATTGGCCCCTCAGAATTTTTTAAACTATGAATCCTTAAAACAACAGTACAAACCAGAGGTGCCAGAATACTTCAATTTTGCAACTGATGTGCTGGACAAATGGACTGAAATGGAAAAG GAAGGAAAGAGGCCTACAAGGCTAGCCCTGTGGTGGGTAAACGATAAAGGCAATGAGGTGAGGTGGAACTTTGAGGAGCTTGGATTCCACTCCAGAAAAGTGGCCAATGTCCTCTCTGATATGTGTGGTCTGCAGAAAGGAGACAGAGTTATGCTGATTCTACCCCGGATACCAGAATGGTGGCTAATAAATGTGGCTTGTATGCGAACAG GAACTGTCCTTATTCCTGGGACAACACAGTTGACAGCAAAAGATATTCTCCATAGAGTACAAACATCAAAGGCAAAGTGTATTATCACTGATCATGTTTTGGCACCAGCTATAGATTGCATTGTGTCCAAATGCCAGTCTTTGAAATTCAAGCTAATTGTGTCAGAGGACCACCTGGAAGGATGGCTGAACTTTAAAGACCTATTTAC AAACGCTAATGCTGATCACAGCTGTGTGACCACGAGGAATCAAGATCCAATGACCATCTTTTTTACCAGTGGAACAACAGGGTCCCCAAAAATGACTGAACATTCCCACAGTAGTTATGGCATTGGACAGACTGTAAATGGAAG GTACTGGCTGGATTTAACCTCCTCCGACGTACTCTGGAATACATCAGACACAGGCTGGGCAAAGTCAGCTTGGAGTAGCATTTTTGCACCATGGATTCAGGGGGCATGTGTGTTTATACACAGCATGCCACGTTTTGACCCAACCACTGTCCTAGAT ACTCTATCCAAATTTCCCATCACAACCTTCTGTTCTGCTCCAACTGCTTATCGAATGCTTGTGCAGCATAATCTGACCAG CTATAAATTCAAGAGCCTGCAGCACTGTGTGAGTGCAGGGGAGCCAATCAACCCAGAAGTGATGGAGCAGTGGAAAAAGCAAACCGGCCTGGATATCTATGAAGGTTATGGCCAGACAGAAACG GTGCTGGTTTGTGGAACTTTCAAGGGAATGAAAATTAAACCAGGTTCAATGGGAATGCCGTCTCCAGCATATGACGTCAAG GATGATCCAGAGAGAACTGACTCAACATTACAAGGGAATTTCTATATCACTGGGGACAGGGGGATTGTAGATGAAGATGGATACTTCTGGTTTGTTGGAAGagctgatgatgtcatcaattCTGCTGG ataTCGTATTGGACCATTTGAAGTCGAAAGTGCACTGATAGAGCACCCAGCAGTAGTAGAATCAGCTGTTGTCAGCAGCCCAGATCCCATCAGAGGAGAG GTAGTGAAAGCCTTTGTTGTTTTGGCATCTGACTATGTTTCACATGATCCAGAAAAACTGATTAAAGAGATACAGGACCATGTTAAGAAGGTCACTGCCCCATACAAGTATCCTAGAAAG GTGGAGTTTGTTCAACAGCTGCCAAAGACAGTCAGTGGGAAGATCAGAAGAAATGAATTGCGCAAGCAGGAGTGGGGAAAAGCTTAG
- the LOC119567221 gene encoding acyl-coenzyme A synthetase ACSM3, mitochondrial isoform X4, translating to MQNNLKGPIMACAVVQFLLKTQSFRFLWTPLTASFRFSKKGYRVLAPQNFLNYESLKQQYKPEVPEYFNFATDVLDKWTEMEKEGKRPTRLALWWVNDKGNEVRWNFEELGFHSRKVANVLSDMCGLQKGDRVMLILPRIPEWWLINVACMRTGTVLIPGTTQLTAKDILHRVQTSKAKCIITDHVLAPAIDCIVSKCQSLKFKLIVSEDHLEGWLNFKDLFTNANADHSCVTTRNQDPMTIFFTSGTTGSPKMTEHSHSSYGIGQTVNGRYWLDLTSSDVLWNTSDTGWAKSAWSSIFAPWIQGACVFIHSMPRFDPTTVLDVLVCGTFKGMKIKPGSMGMPSPAYDVKDDPERTDSTLQGNFYITGDRGIVDEDGYFWFVGRADDVINSAGYRIGPFEVESALIEHPAVVESAVVSSPDPIRGEVVKAFVVLASDYVSHDPEKLIKEIQDHVKKVTAPYKYPRKVEFVQQLPKTVSGKIRRNELRKQEWGKA from the exons ATGCAGAATAACCTGAAAGGACCCATTATGGCTTGTGCTGTCGTGCAGTTTTTACTGAAAACCCAAAGCTTTAGGTTCCTGTGGACTCCCTTGACTGCATCCTTCCGATTCTCTAAAAAAGGCTACAGGGTATTGGCCCCTCAGAATTTTTTAAACTATGAATCCTTAAAACAACAGTACAAACCAGAGGTGCCAGAATACTTCAATTTTGCAACTGATGTGCTGGACAAATGGACTGAAATGGAAAAG GAAGGAAAGAGGCCTACAAGGCTAGCCCTGTGGTGGGTAAACGATAAAGGCAATGAGGTGAGGTGGAACTTTGAGGAGCTTGGATTCCACTCCAGAAAAGTGGCCAATGTCCTCTCTGATATGTGTGGTCTGCAGAAAGGAGACAGAGTTATGCTGATTCTACCCCGGATACCAGAATGGTGGCTAATAAATGTGGCTTGTATGCGAACAG GAACTGTCCTTATTCCTGGGACAACACAGTTGACAGCAAAAGATATTCTCCATAGAGTACAAACATCAAAGGCAAAGTGTATTATCACTGATCATGTTTTGGCACCAGCTATAGATTGCATTGTGTCCAAATGCCAGTCTTTGAAATTCAAGCTAATTGTGTCAGAGGACCACCTGGAAGGATGGCTGAACTTTAAAGACCTATTTAC AAACGCTAATGCTGATCACAGCTGTGTGACCACGAGGAATCAAGATCCAATGACCATCTTTTTTACCAGTGGAACAACAGGGTCCCCAAAAATGACTGAACATTCCCACAGTAGTTATGGCATTGGACAGACTGTAAATGGAAG GTACTGGCTGGATTTAACCTCCTCCGACGTACTCTGGAATACATCAGACACAGGCTGGGCAAAGTCAGCTTGGAGTAGCATTTTTGCACCATGGATTCAGGGGGCATGTGTGTTTATACACAGCATGCCACGTTTTGACCCAACCACTGTCCTAGAT GTGCTGGTTTGTGGAACTTTCAAGGGAATGAAAATTAAACCAGGTTCAATGGGAATGCCGTCTCCAGCATATGACGTCAAG GATGATCCAGAGAGAACTGACTCAACATTACAAGGGAATTTCTATATCACTGGGGACAGGGGGATTGTAGATGAAGATGGATACTTCTGGTTTGTTGGAAGagctgatgatgtcatcaattCTGCTGG ataTCGTATTGGACCATTTGAAGTCGAAAGTGCACTGATAGAGCACCCAGCAGTAGTAGAATCAGCTGTTGTCAGCAGCCCAGATCCCATCAGAGGAGAG GTAGTGAAAGCCTTTGTTGTTTTGGCATCTGACTATGTTTCACATGATCCAGAAAAACTGATTAAAGAGATACAGGACCATGTTAAGAAGGTCACTGCCCCATACAAGTATCCTAGAAAG GTGGAGTTTGTTCAACAGCTGCCAAAGACAGTCAGTGGGAAGATCAGAAGAAATGAATTGCGCAAGCAGGAGTGGGGAAAAGCTTAG
- the THUMPD1 gene encoding THUMP domain-containing protein 1, producing the protein MAASEQPAAAMKRRHKAQYVSGQQAKRPRGGGGGGGGGPRQLELGMQGILITCNMNERKCVGEAYSLLNEYGDLLYGPEKFTNQDDRLSGSEEEEDDVEAALKKEVDQIRTSTEQKLRRFQSVESGANNVVFIRTLGVEPEKLVHHILMDLHTTKKKKTRVILRMLPISGTCKAFMEDMKKYSETFFEPWFKAPNKGTFQIVYKARNNSHMSREEVIKELAGIVGSLNPENKVDLNNPQYTIVVEIIKNVCCLSVVKDYVLFRKYNLQEVVKSNKEELVQQNLLSASQGEKLEEIKLAEEDTKEVKPEDKNQGEEEAKPNESNNQQA; encoded by the exons ATGGCCGCCTCGGAGCAGCCGGCTGCGGCGATGAAGCGGCGGCACAAGGCGCAGTACGTGTCGGGGCAGCAGGCCAAGCGGccccggggcggcggcggcggcggcggcggggggccgCGGCAGCTGGAGCTCGGCATGCAGGGCATCCTCATCACCTGCAACATGAACGAGCGCAAGTGCGTGGGGGAGGCCTACAGCCTGCTCAACGAGTATGGGGACCTGCTCTACGGGCCCGAGAAG TTTACAAATCAAGATGACAGGTTGTCAGGAagtgaagaggaggaagatgatgtTGAAGCTGCCTTAAAGAAAGAAGTTGATCAGATTCGCACTTCGACTGAACAGAAGCTGAGAAGATTCCAGTCAGTGGAGAGTGGAGCTAACAATGTGGTTTTTATTAGAACGCTGGGTGTAG AACCTGAGAAGCTCGTGCATCATATATTAATGGACTTGCACACTactaaaaagaagaaaacaagagtTATTCTGCGCATGTTGCCCATTTCTGGAACCTGCAAGGCTTTTATGGAAGATATGAAAAAGTATTCAGAGACCTTCTTTGAGCCTTGGTTTAAAGCCCCTAATAAGGGTACTTTTCAGATTGTTTACAAAGCTCGCAATAACAGTCACATGAGTAGGGAAGAAGTAATCAAAGAATTGGCAG gAATAGTGGGCAGCCTAAATCCAGAAAACAAAGTGGATCTTAATAACCCCCAGTATACCATTGTggtagaaataataaaaaatgtctgTTGCTTGAGCGTGGTGAAAGACtatgttttgttcagaaaataTAATCTACAAGAGGTGGTGAAGAGCAACAAGGAGGAGCTGGTGCAGCAAAACCTGTTGAGTGCTTCCCAAGGGGAGAAGTTGGAAGAAATAAAACTGGCAGAAGAGGACACTAAAGAAgtgaaaccagaagacaaaaatCAGGGTGAAGAGGAAGCTAAGCCCAATGAGAGCAATAATCAGCAGGCATAG